TCGTTGAGTTCGGTACTTCGCAAGAGTGCCTTGATAACATCCGAGGCCTGTTCAGTGGTGTCCACGCTGTGAATTTCACTGTCAGGGAAGAACCTGGGAAGGGCCGGGCTCGACGTGGTGACTACAGGCGTTCCAGCAGCTGTGATCTCGAAGATGCGGCGGGCACACATGCTCGGTGAATCAACAACGGAATTTACGTTGAGGAACACTTTGTACGACTTGTATGCCGTCAGCATCTGGTCGTACGTCAGTGACCCGACGACGTGCGAATCGTAGGGAGGCGGGAACTGGTAGTCCGGGTCACCGCCCAACTGCCGCGAGAAGATCTCCAAACCGTTCTTGAACTTCAAAGAACCAGAGATCGCCCCATCCAGCAGGAGCTGCAACTGCTCACGGCGTTCCGGGTACTTGTGGGCGAAGTACATGCCGGCGAAGGCGACGTCCCGGGAATGCCGGCCGTTGGAGGGCCGGACAGGGTTGTGGATGGCAGGCTGGGCCGCGAAAGGCAGGACCGCAATCCGGTCATGCCCCAAGGCCTCCCGGTAATCGGGGAGTTTGTTCTCGTCAGAGGTGAAGACAAAAGAAAACTCACGTGCCGCCGGAAGGAAGTCCTCGAAGTGGGGCGGATCCTCCTTGTTCCAAAAAACGGTGGGAATGCCCTGCTCGCGGCACCATCGGATCAGCTCAAGAAATTCGGGCTTGGGTCCGTTAGGCCCCGAGAGCTGGTACTGCCACGAACCGGCATTGCCATTCCAGGCCGACTCGACGAACACGAAGTCAACAGCCTGTTCTTTGACCTGCTGCAGCCAAGTGTCCTTCTGCAGGAAAACCACGTTCCACTCATAGGCAAAAGCCTTGCCGGAGAAGTCATCCAGAATGACGCCCACTGTGAGGTCATCTCGGCGGGGAGGTACGGAGGGGTATTCGAAGGGCGCAAAGGAAAGCCCGCTGCGGAGCATGGTCCCCTGCGCGTTCCGCACGCCGCTCGGGGACTGTGCGCGCTGGCGGCGGTACCACGATCGCAACTGTGACAGGCCGCCATGCCGGAGATGCCATGCCGCGGTACGAACATTCGAAATCAAACCCGTCATGCCCGGCTCCTGCGCATCTTGCTCCTTGCCAGGACTTCAGTCATTTGCAGATTGGCACGAGCTTCGTCGCGGACACGTGCAGCGGAGAGGTTGTTTCCCTTGGCCAAATTACCGGTGAAGTCCTGATAAGCGCGAACGGTCTCTTCCGGTTCGCCATCCATGATCAGGTGTCCCTTGTCCAGCCAGAGGACCCGGCTGCACATCTTGGTGATGGTGTCCAGGGAGTGGCTGACCAGGAAGACACAGCCAGCCTGTTCGCGCAGTTGGTCCATCCGACGCTTGCTTCGATCGCCGAACTGGGCGTCACCAGTGTTCAGGGCTTCGTCCACCAGAAGAATCTCGGGGTCGATGCTCGCGGCGATGGCGAAGCGGAGTCGCGAGGCCATGCCCGATGAATATGACTTCATGGGCAGGTAAATGGAATCTTCCAGCCCACAGAGTTCAACGATGCTCGCGAACTTGGCCTCGACTTCCTGCCGGCTCATGCCCATGGCTAGGCAGCCGAGGACCACATTTTGGTGCCCGGACAAGTCGGGCATCAGCGCAGCATTCACACCGAGCATGATCGGTGTACTTGAAGCGAAGATCGCTCCGGAGGTTGGACGCATCTGACCGCTTATGAGTTTCATCAGAGTGCTCTTGCCAGAGCCGTTGCGGCCGATGATTCCCACGGACTCGCCGCGTTCAACCACCAAGGACAGTTCGTAAAGCGCGCGTACCGTCACGGTGTTTGGCCTGCGGCCCAGCCGGCTCAGGAAACTGGTGTCCCGGCGTTCTTGCGCAACTGCTTCCGAGTCCGTTGTGACCACACGGTATTCCATCGCAGCACGGTCAACCACCACGCACGGGTGGCCTTCAACCTCCAGGACTTGCTCATCCGCGACCATAGGACTCCTCCCCTTGCCAGAAGAAGACCATACCCACAAGAAGTGCACCCAATGCCCAGACGGCCAGGGTCGCCCAGGACTGCCAGGTGGGTGATTCGGCGTAAAGGATGCAATCCCGAAGGATGTCGATGACGTTGAACAACGGGTTCATCTTTAGAACGGCAAGAAGGTCGGGGTGTGTCACGAACTTCTCGTAGGAGTAGAAGATTGCGGAGCCATACATCCACGCGCGCATGAAGAACGGCAGTAGATGGGTAGCATCGTGGACGCGCGAAATGATGCGGGCCAGAATCAGTCCCACGCCAAGATTGAAGACTGACTGAAGCAAAAGTGCCGGGATGATCAGTAGCCACAGCCACGTGATTTTCTCGACCGGCGGGATCAGGGTAATGATCAAAAGCATCGCGAGGATCAGCGGCACGTTGGACATCATTTCCCGGATGTTCATGCCGATCGGCAAAGTGGCCCTGGGAAAATTGAAAGCCTGGACCACGGACTTATTGCTGTGGATGGAACGGGCACCGCTTGTTATGGCTCCCGATGTGCCCTGGAATATGAAGATTCCAATCACCAGATAGCCGACGTAATTCTCAATGCCGCCGCTGGTCTGGAGCAGGATGCCGAAAATAACGTAGTACGTCAGGCCGTTGAAGATCGGGTTGAGCAGCAACCATGCGCTACCCAAGCGGTCTCGTCGCGTGCCGCTCTGCACCCTGGCGCGGGCGTCATAAAAAATGAACTCACGGAAGTCCCAGAGCTGAACCAGATAGTCCAGAAAGCCCGGGCGCGCACCAACGCGCGTCAGGCGGCGCATGTCCACAGCCAGTGGTTGTACCAGTGCTGGCTCGGGCAGTAGTGCTTTCTTCGCCGACATCAGCTGACCCTCCTTACGTAGTTAGACGCCCAAATTTTCATAAGCCCGGATGTATGCCTGGGCATTTGCCTGCCACGTCCTCGTGGCCAATACTTCCTGCCTGCCCGCGGCGCCAAGCCGCTTCCGTAAACCGTCATCATCAAGCAATTCGTACAACACCTCAGCCAGTCCCCCGGGATCTTCAGCGTTCGCCACCCTGCCGTTTACGCCGTCGTGCACTATCTCCCGCAAGGCGTCCAGGTTGCTGGCCACCACAGGCCGGCCGGCGGCCAGGGCCTCCACAGGTTTGAGCGGCGTCACGGCCCGGGTAACAGCCAAGTCCTTGCGTGGAACCACAAAAATATCCAGCGCCAAGTGGTACAGGCGAGCCTGCTCCGGAGGGACACGCCCCGTGAAGATGGTCCGTTCCGATAGTCCCAAGCGCCGGACTTGGTCCTGAAGCGCGGGCGCGGCAGTGCCGTCCCCGACCAAAACCAGCTTCAACTGTGGCAGTCGTGGCGCAAGCAGCGCAAATGCAGTGACCAGATCGTCGAGGCCCTCGTAGTCGACAAGGCTGCTTACTGTCCCGATGTAAAGCCCGTCCGGGTCCAATCCCAAAGCCCGCCGCGCATCGCCGTGATTAAGCGGTTCTTCCAGGTACGCGCCGCCCACGGCGTTGGGGCATATCAGGATTTTGCTGTCCGGGACGCCCATGGCCACGATGTTGTGTTTCATGGATTCGCCGAGCGTCACCACGAGGTCCGCGCTCTGCATGACGTCGGCTTCGCGTTCGGTAAAGAGCTTGTACCGTTCACTCCGGCGAGCTTCCTCGCCGCGCGTCGAGGCCCACGTGTCAGCCAATTGCCCACGGACCTCGTAGGCCCAGGGGACGTCCAGGGCTTTTGCAACTTCCCGGGCCACCAGGCCGTTGACGAAGTGTGTGGTGGTGTGGAGAACCGACGGCCTGAAGTCTCGGGCAAGGGACAAGATGCCTTCGGCCTGCTGCTGTAAGCGACCATGCATGGATGGCTGCATCCGGGCAGGCAAGAGACGTTCGTAGCGCACGCCATCGACGACGTCATACTGGCGCGCTGTCAAGGCGCCGATCTGCACGGGGTAACCCAGGCGGGTTACGGCCATGGCTTCCCAACCGGCGTCCTGTTGGGCGGTGAGGATCGAGTGGCTGCGCCGGGCATAGCCACTTCCGGTGTGCGGCACGGAATTCGTCAGCAGGTGCAGGACCCTGCGCGGTTGCGGTTTCACTGCAGACGCAGTCAGCTGCGGACGCCACCCTTGGAAGACGCGGACTTCGGACTCAAGCCGCTGCCGCTGTTTTCCAGTCCCGCCCGGCTCGCCAGCGAGGACGACGACGGCGCCACTCATGTCGCCGTCGTACCACTTGCGCCTGGCGAGGGTCGCCGGAGTCCGCGTCGCCCCTGCGGCGAGGGGCAGGAAGACATCCGCCCACGCTGGCTGGCCGGCAGCGATGGCTACTTCTGCAGCCCTTCGGGCGCGTTCGCCATCAAGGCCGGCGCGGACAGCATGCTCAAACCGACGGGTAAGTCCAGCAGTGTCCCCCGCAGCGTGGCTGGCCAGCAGGAAGAGAGGACGGGCGGAATTGGGCGCCAACCTGGCCACGAAGCGAGCCAGCGGCCTAACGATCCTGGACGGCAGTCGGCGAAGGACCTGGAGGAACAAAACAAACGGCGACTCGGTGAGGTGCTCTGACACGGTTCCTGCAGTCAGCGCAATGTTCTTGAGGATTTGGATCACTTAGTCCCCCGAGCATCGGCTGGCTCCGGACTGATCAACGAGGTTATTGAGTCCATGTATCGCAGGGCCAGCTGCGCGTAGTCGGCGTTGTCCCTGACCCAGTCTCGTCCGCTGGTGCCTGAGGCCAGCCTGCTTCGGTCCTCGGAAAGCTCCCGCCATAGCTGCGCCACTGCTTCTGCGTTCGCCGCGACGACGTCGCCTCCGCCGGCTTCAATGATGATGCGTTCAGCTTCACCCCGAACCACGGCGGTGACGTGCCTGCCGATGGCCAGAACCTCGTAGGTCTTGGACGGGACAGTGGTCTCGAACGACTTCCAGTCATCTCGCAGGGAGACGATGCACGTATCGGCTTCACGGTATTTGTCCATGACTGCCTGCCCCTGCAATGAAGGGAAGAAGGTCACGGGCGCGTTGAGTTCGCGGGCCAGTTTCACCAATTGCGGACGGCTGGTGCCGTGACCTACCAATGTCAGGTGGAATCCCTCGCCCAGAAGTGCACTTGCCCTGATGAGGATGTCCAGGCGCTGGCTTTTGCCATGATTCCCGAGGTACACGGCATGAAAGACGTCCCGTTCCAAGGCCGGGGGCTCAAGGAAAGGCATGGAGTTTAGATCGAGGCCATTGCTCACGGTGACGACGTTCTTGATGCCGCGGTCCCGCAGGGTCTCTGCAAAGCCGTCGGTAACCGTGACAACCAGGTCCGCCCGCTGCTGGACGAACTCAACCACACGCTCCACCAGGCTTTTGACGCTGCCTTGCACGATTCGCGCGTCGCGGGCCAGGTCCGGCCAGGCATCCCGCATCTCGACGATGAAAGGCACCCTGCGAAGTCGCGAAAGTACGTATCCAGTAGCCAGAGTCGGCAGGCTCGGCGCGGTGGCGAGAATCGCGTCCGGTTTCTTGCCGCCCAAACCTATGGGAACGGACATCACAG
This window of the Arthrobacter sp. StoSoilB5 genome carries:
- a CDS encoding glycosyltransferase — encoded protein: MTGLISNVRTAAWHLRHGGLSQLRSWYRRQRAQSPSGVRNAQGTMLRSGLSFAPFEYPSVPPRRDDLTVGVILDDFSGKAFAYEWNVVFLQKDTWLQQVKEQAVDFVFVESAWNGNAGSWQYQLSGPNGPKPEFLELIRWCREQGIPTVFWNKEDPPHFEDFLPAAREFSFVFTSDENKLPDYREALGHDRIAVLPFAAQPAIHNPVRPSNGRHSRDVAFAGMYFAHKYPERREQLQLLLDGAISGSLKFKNGLEIFSRQLGGDPDYQFPPPYDSHVVGSLTYDQMLTAYKSYKVFLNVNSVVDSPSMCARRIFEITAAGTPVVTTSSPALPRFFPDSEIHSVDTTEQASDVIKALLRSTELNDRSVHLAQRRIWAEHTYAHRAEEVVAAALPRRSQPVEPQTVSALVSTIRPQQLEHVFSTVASQRGVDVELVLLTHGFTPETSTIEGLREKYNVPKLTLLEAPESLSLGACLNLCVAASKGSVLTKMDDDDYYGPDYLKDQLNALMYSGADVVGKFAHFMFISSRNAAVYRFGHMEHRFSHMVMGPTIMANRSVFEKNPFEERSRGEDTAFLNAVTESGGRIYSSDRYNYYQLRNGSGHTWTASDDELLASGEVKFWGNPAEHVTL
- a CDS encoding ABC transporter ATP-binding protein, with amino-acid sequence MVADEQVLEVEGHPCVVVDRAAMEYRVVTTDSEAVAQERRDTSFLSRLGRRPNTVTVRALYELSLVVERGESVGIIGRNGSGKSTLMKLISGQMRPTSGAIFASSTPIMLGVNAALMPDLSGHQNVVLGCLAMGMSRQEVEAKFASIVELCGLEDSIYLPMKSYSSGMASRLRFAIAASIDPEILLVDEALNTGDAQFGDRSKRRMDQLREQAGCVFLVSHSLDTITKMCSRVLWLDKGHLIMDGEPEETVRAYQDFTGNLAKGNNLSAARVRDEARANLQMTEVLARSKMRRSRA
- a CDS encoding ABC transporter permease, coding for MSAKKALLPEPALVQPLAVDMRRLTRVGARPGFLDYLVQLWDFREFIFYDARARVQSGTRRDRLGSAWLLLNPIFNGLTYYVIFGILLQTSGGIENYVGYLVIGIFIFQGTSGAITSGARSIHSNKSVVQAFNFPRATLPIGMNIREMMSNVPLILAMLLIITLIPPVEKITWLWLLIIPALLLQSVFNLGVGLILARIISRVHDATHLLPFFMRAWMYGSAIFYSYEKFVTHPDLLAVLKMNPLFNVIDILRDCILYAESPTWQSWATLAVWALGALLVGMVFFWQGEESYGRG
- a CDS encoding glycosyltransferase family 4 protein, encoding MIQILKNIALTAGTVSEHLTESPFVLFLQVLRRLPSRIVRPLARFVARLAPNSARPLFLLASHAAGDTAGLTRRFEHAVRAGLDGERARRAAEVAIAAGQPAWADVFLPLAAGATRTPATLARRKWYDGDMSGAVVVLAGEPGGTGKQRQRLESEVRVFQGWRPQLTASAVKPQPRRVLHLLTNSVPHTGSGYARRSHSILTAQQDAGWEAMAVTRLGYPVQIGALTARQYDVVDGVRYERLLPARMQPSMHGRLQQQAEGILSLARDFRPSVLHTTTHFVNGLVAREVAKALDVPWAYEVRGQLADTWASTRGEEARRSERYKLFTEREADVMQSADLVVTLGESMKHNIVAMGVPDSKILICPNAVGGAYLEEPLNHGDARRALGLDPDGLYIGTVSSLVDYEGLDDLVTAFALLAPRLPQLKLVLVGDGTAAPALQDQVRRLGLSERTIFTGRVPPEQARLYHLALDIFVVPRKDLAVTRAVTPLKPVEALAAGRPVVASNLDALREIVHDGVNGRVANAEDPGGLAEVLYELLDDDGLRKRLGAAGRQEVLATRTWQANAQAYIRAYENLGV
- a CDS encoding glycosyltransferase family 4 protein, which encodes MDTSLPRDAAAVNPPFPLRLMLLTHSYWPEHSPPQRRWLSLTREFRKAGWDVDVVAPVAHYPNGKRDLPRRKAGFAFAHQEGPHGETIRRVPYLRHLGTSPLARFADQLFSAVMSVPIGLGGKKPDAILATAPSLPTLATGYVLSRLRRVPFIVEMRDAWPDLARDARIVQGSVKSLVERVVEFVQQRADLVVTVTDGFAETLRDRGIKNVVTVSNGLDLNSMPFLEPPALERDVFHAVYLGNHGKSQRLDILIRASALLGEGFHLTLVGHGTSRPQLVKLARELNAPVTFFPSLQGQAVMDKYREADTCIVSLRDDWKSFETTVPSKTYEVLAIGRHVTAVVRGEAERIIIEAGGGDVVAANAEAVAQLWRELSEDRSRLASGTSGRDWVRDNADYAQLALRYMDSITSLISPEPADARGTK